From Panulirus ornatus isolate Po-2019 chromosome 67, ASM3632096v1, whole genome shotgun sequence, a single genomic window includes:
- the LOC139747133 gene encoding uncharacterized protein: MVSREAGAQVYPQYYLYNRIQYTEALAQLAGHLTLADHNQDVLDSIKTTSLQQDHVSFMCGDVTELRIKSSPAGHWCPDVPTVFRSPLQYFQMLQATTSTQAAFTPIRAKSCLSYIQHKGDPSQLCILAERVNKDEQVTETHFPHSVIFQMEWLLGNTWSSTEGETTTREFCLGLGLVPGQRVLEVGSGAGESAFFMARYYGVHVHGVDLSSNMFCLALQRQATLEEKLRKRIHFEMKDILEGDYPAGFFDVIYSRNVLLYIHQKAELLRKFKGWLKPGGTLFITDYCRGTASPSQDVFDFENRRNQMAEEQRVHVGCHHCSQRNRKLNLGVMTL; encoded by the exons atggtaagccGAGAGGccggagctcaagtttatcctcagTATTATCTTTATAACAGAAT ACAGTACACAGAAGCCTTGGCCCAGCTGGCGGGGCACCTGACGCTCGCTGACCACAACCAAGACGTCTTGGACAGCATCAAGACCACCAGCCTTCAACAGGACCACGTCTcgttcatgtgtggcgacgtcaCCGA ACTAAGAATTAAAAGTTCTCCCGCAG GTCACTGGTGTCCAGACGTGCCAACAGTGTTTCGGTCTCCGCTGCAGTACTTCCAGATGCTGcaggccaccacctccacccaggcCGCGTTCACACCCATCAGAGCTAAAAGTTGCCTTTCCTATATCCAG CACAAGGGTGATCCCAGCCAGTTGTGTATCCTGGCCGAACGTGTAAACAAGGACGAACAGGTCACGGAGACACACTTCCCACATTCTGTGATTTTCCAGATGGAATGGCTGTTGGGAAACACCTGGAGCTCTACAGAAGGCGAGACTACCACAAGG GAGTTCTGCCTTGGACTGGGTCTGGTACCTGGCCAACGGGTGTTGGAAGTGGGCTCTGGTGCAGGAGAATCCGCCTTCTTCATGGCTCGCTACTACGGTGTCCACGTACACGGGGTCGACCTGAGCAGCAACATGTTCTGCCTGGCCCTCCAGAGGCAGGCCACACTGGAAGAGAAACTCAGGAAACGG ATTCACTTCGAGATGAAGGATATCTTAGAGGGGGACTACCCGGCCGGGTTCTTCGATGTCATCTACAGCAGGAACGTTCTACTCTACATCCACCAAAAGGCTGAGCTCTTACGCAAGTTCAAG GGCTGGTTGAAGCCGGGAGGAACTCTCTTCATCACCGACTACTGCAGAGGGACTGCTTCACCCTCACAAGACGTGTTCGACTTCGAAAATAGAAGAA